One window of the Selenomonadales bacterium genome contains the following:
- the flgL gene encoding flagellar hook-associated protein FlgL — protein sequence MRISNATLRNNVMRNLQLSLRELERTQRQMASGKAISQPSDSPVGIAKLLGVNSVLAESSQLQINVRDGLAWLNLTDTTLDTVGEAFHRARELALAGANGTMPQEARAYNATEVDQLLRHVVALANTSLDGTRSIFGGAHHGGVPFVVSVRPDGLVDTINPASSDAGQGVVNYEIIRGIDMQVNTEGYDLFFDGGLFDSLLAVRDGLLGTGDLQTALANLDAAFNTLLDERAVVGARHNRLQMTEQRYEAQHVTLTELKSQIEDIDMAEAIMNFNTREHVYQAALAAGARVMQPTLLDYLR from the coding sequence ATGCGCATATCTAACGCCACGCTACGCAATAACGTGATGCGCAATCTCCAGCTAAGCTTGCGCGAACTAGAGCGTACGCAGCGCCAAATGGCGTCAGGCAAGGCAATCAGCCAGCCTTCAGATAGCCCTGTGGGCATAGCTAAACTACTTGGCGTAAACTCTGTTCTAGCGGAGAGCTCGCAACTACAGATTAACGTGCGCGACGGCTTAGCGTGGCTTAACCTAACCGACACGACACTTGACACAGTCGGCGAGGCCTTCCATCGCGCCCGTGAGCTGGCGTTAGCGGGAGCTAATGGCACTATGCCGCAGGAAGCAAGGGCCTACAATGCCACTGAGGTGGACCAGTTACTGCGTCACGTCGTCGCGCTCGCTAACACGTCGCTCGACGGCACCCGCTCTATATTCGGCGGCGCGCATCACGGTGGGGTGCCCTTTGTCGTATCCGTGCGACCGGACGGCTTGGTGGACACGATTAACCCGGCCAGTTCGGATGCGGGGCAGGGAGTCGTAAACTATGAGATAATCCGCGGCATTGACATGCAAGTAAACACCGAAGGGTACGACCTGTTTTTTGACGGCGGGCTTTTTGACTCGCTCCTAGCAGTGCGGGACGGGTTGCTCGGCACGGGCGACCTGCAGACTGCACTTGCTAACCTAGATGCGGCCTTTAACACTCTGCTTGACGAGCGCGCCGTTGTCGGAGCTCGCCATAACAGGCTACAGATGACCGAGCAGCGCTATGAAGCGCAGCACGTAACTCTTACCGAGCTTAAGTCGCAGATAGAGGACATCGATATGGCTGAGGCGATTATGAACTTTAACACGCGTGAGCACGTGTACCAGGCGGCTCTTGCTGCAGGCGCGCGCGTAATGCAGCCCACGCTCTTAGATTATCTCAGGTAG
- the flgK gene encoding flagellar hook-associated protein FlgK encodes MPSTFFAFNIARRGISAHKIALDVTAHNVANASTPGFSRQQAVFSTTSPFSTASMNRPQQAGQIGTGVAVSEIRRMRDSFLDYQIRPQLSKLGEWEERYAALNHVEKILMEPTESGLSNVFSRFWDAWQELSKNPTSGATRAGVVEKGVTLANSLHAVAEQTEVTLSDLTTKVRMSVNDVNAIAEQLAALNRQIITNVAAGLNPNDLADRRDVLLDDLSRTLGFTQLTQANGAIDVVLGGRHLVQGTLYSELTVDSGGKITWPDGTGATVVEGRLAGLSAAAGWLRDVFYANINTLTVHLSDLVNTAHASGQSLTTPPSPLGADFFVIPAGTAGREARFITVNPDIVADHALVRAGASGAGSADGSNALLVVRQRHANSLPGGTNLEGYYNALVIALGVEAQQSSRMFVNQDALVNQLDNRRQESAGVSIDEEMASMIQFQHGYAAAARLLDTLDETLEVLINLGR; translated from the coding sequence ATGCCGTCAACCTTTTTTGCTTTTAACATAGCGCGGCGAGGCATTAGTGCGCACAAGATAGCGCTAGATGTCACAGCGCACAATGTTGCTAACGCGTCAACACCGGGGTTTTCGCGGCAGCAAGCCGTTTTCAGTACAACAAGCCCTTTCTCCACTGCCTCCATGAACAGACCCCAGCAAGCGGGCCAAATCGGTACGGGCGTGGCCGTAAGCGAGATTCGCCGCATGCGCGACAGCTTTTTGGATTACCAGATTCGCCCGCAACTTAGTAAGCTCGGCGAGTGGGAAGAGCGCTATGCGGCCTTAAACCACGTCGAGAAGATTCTTATGGAGCCGACCGAGTCCGGCCTAAGTAACGTGTTCTCTCGCTTTTGGGACGCTTGGCAAGAGCTAAGCAAAAACCCAACGAGCGGCGCGACGCGAGCCGGGGTTGTGGAAAAAGGTGTGACACTCGCCAACTCGCTGCATGCCGTCGCCGAGCAGACAGAGGTTACACTTAGCGACTTAACGACCAAGGTGCGGATGTCCGTAAATGATGTAAACGCTATCGCCGAACAGCTGGCCGCGCTTAACCGCCAGATTATAACCAATGTCGCTGCGGGGCTTAACCCCAACGACTTAGCCGATAGGCGTGATGTGCTGCTTGATGACCTCTCGCGCACACTTGGCTTTACTCAGCTCACGCAAGCTAACGGCGCTATCGACGTAGTCTTAGGCGGCCGTCACTTGGTGCAGGGCACCCTGTATAGTGAGCTCACTGTCGATTCAGGCGGCAAAATCACATGGCCGGATGGAACCGGTGCCACGGTTGTCGAAGGGCGACTAGCCGGGTTGTCTGCCGCGGCAGGCTGGCTCCGCGACGTATTCTATGCCAATATCAACACGCTCACCGTGCACCTAAGCGATTTGGTAAACACGGCGCACGCTTCAGGGCAGTCCTTAACTACGCCGCCGTCACCGCTCGGAGCCGACTTCTTTGTCATTCCCGCGGGGACGGCAGGGCGCGAGGCTAGGTTCATCACCGTCAACCCCGACATCGTGGCTGACCACGCGCTCGTCCGCGCAGGGGCTAGCGGCGCCGGGAGTGCCGACGGCAGCAATGCGCTTTTGGTAGTGCGTCAGCGCCACGCTAATTCGCTCCCCGGCGGCACCAATCTGGAAGGGTATTATAATGCGCTGGTTATTGCTCTCGGCGTAGAGGCGCAGCAGTCTTCGCGCATGTTCGTTAATCAGGATGCACTCGTCAACCAGCTCGACAATCGGCGCCAGGAATCAGCAGGTGTCTCTATAGATGAGGAGATGGCCTCCATGATTCAGTTTCAACACGGCTATGCCGCCGCGGCGAGGCTGTTAGACACCTTAGATGAGACGCTCGAAGTCTTAATTAACCTTGGGAGGTAG
- the flgM gene encoding flagellar biosynthesis anti-sigma factor FlgM: MKIDVTRTLPNRPIEAPKEPKRAAAPQNSVGNDAIVISAAAKMLREALTIEEPFDAAKVAELRAKLSEGRYAVDNGQLAAKLAAELTVLARESK, translated from the coding sequence ATGAAGATTGATGTGACCCGCACTTTGCCTAACCGACCGATTGAGGCGCCTAAGGAGCCCAAGCGAGCGGCAGCGCCCCAAAATTCGGTGGGAAACGACGCCATCGTCATCTCTGCGGCCGCAAAAATGCTGCGTGAGGCCTTGACTATTGAAGAGCCTTTTGATGCAGCGAAAGTCGCCGAGTTAAGGGCGAAGCTGTCCGAGGGACGCTATGCGGTGGATAATGGGCAGCTCGCGGCGAAGCTTGCCGCTGAGCTTACGGTCCTCGCGCGAGAAAGCAAATGA
- a CDS encoding chemotaxis response regulator protein-glutamate methylesterase has product MVDDSAFIRQLLVNVINACSDMEVVATAADGVEAVAKARELKPDVITMDVEMPRMNGLTALKAIMAEKPTPVIMVSSLTVAGANETLQALEGGAVDVVAKPKGALAMRELADVLPQKLRVAAGARLQRHRPSSAARVQPTRARDYELVVVGCSTGGPAALQKIIPALPADFPAPVVVAQHIPPGFTGPMAQRLAQQSQVQVVEATHQQSLRAGCVYIAPAGSHTTVKRDRDRAEIAILPPQSSSSPFRPSVNVLFSSALPFAPRVLAVVLTGMGQDGLEGARELHRAGAEIVAESEETCVVYGMPRVVVEAGLAERVLSLGEIVAFLAHH; this is encoded by the coding sequence GTGGTTGACGACTCAGCGTTTATCCGGCAACTTTTAGTTAACGTCATCAATGCCTGTAGCGACATGGAAGTTGTCGCTACAGCGGCAGACGGTGTTGAAGCTGTGGCTAAGGCGCGCGAGCTTAAGCCTGACGTAATCACCATGGACGTTGAGATGCCGCGTATGAACGGCCTAACTGCGCTCAAGGCCATTATGGCCGAAAAGCCCACGCCGGTGATTATGGTAAGCAGCCTCACGGTTGCAGGCGCGAATGAGACACTGCAGGCGCTTGAGGGCGGAGCAGTCGACGTTGTGGCCAAACCGAAGGGCGCGCTTGCTATGCGGGAGTTAGCGGATGTCTTGCCGCAAAAGCTTCGCGTCGCAGCCGGTGCCCGCTTGCAGAGGCATCGCCCCTCGAGCGCGGCACGCGTGCAGCCGACTCGTGCGCGAGACTACGAGCTGGTAGTGGTAGGGTGCTCGACCGGCGGCCCCGCGGCGCTGCAAAAGATAATACCCGCTTTGCCTGCGGACTTTCCGGCACCCGTGGTCGTAGCCCAGCACATACCGCCGGGCTTCACCGGTCCCATGGCGCAAAGGCTGGCGCAGCAGAGCCAGGTGCAGGTAGTGGAGGCTACGCACCAGCAGTCGCTCCGCGCAGGGTGTGTATACATCGCACCTGCGGGAAGCCACACCACCGTAAAGCGTGACAGGGACCGCGCCGAAATTGCGATTCTGCCCCCCCAATCTAGTTCTTCACCTTTTCGCCCTAGCGTCAACGTCCTGTTTTCCAGTGCTTTGCCGTTTGCGCCCCGCGTTTTGGCGGTGGTTCTAACGGGGATGGGGCAAGACGGCCTCGAGGGCGCCAGAGAATTGCATCGGGCCGGTGCGGAAATTGTGGCGGAATCCGAGGAAACTTGTGTCGTATACGGCATGCCGCGCGTCGTGGTTGAAGCGGGTTTAGCCGAACGTGTTTTGAGCCTAGGTGAGATTGTCGCCTTTCTCGCACACCATTAA
- a CDS encoding chemotaxis protein CheA, with amino-acid sequence MVNNDYLRLFLDEAEEFVDRLALNLVALEKHPADAGIINEVFRDAHTIKGSSAAMGFTQMASVAHQMENVLSLLRQGQVSSEPALFSALLAGLDALRQIKHDVYNTGTESTYDLAAVLADLTKFSPGTTEVAAARDTAPAAAVATHRVEITLRTQTVMKGVRAFILLKRLRELGEVVRCEPSESDLTEERFEQSFAVEINTEQSSATLSEAVGQDGDVEDVRVTHFAAPAGKLKSSTEKQTQDRADTKQHSVRVDVNKLEKLMNLVGELVIERNRLANVVGNLERASRDNLQVQTLLGVSGQLGRITNELQQEIMKARMIPIAQLFNTFPRLVRDLAQNRGKQVELELLGTETELDRTIVEEVRDPLIHLVRNAIDHGLESKEERVKLGKPALGRVVLAASHEETNVVISVKDDGRGIDREAVGRKARSLGLVTEEELREYSDQQVFQLIFAPGLSTAREVSDVSGRGVGMDIVRTQLEKIGGSIEITSEINVGTEFVIRLPLTLAIIRALLVSVQGRSFALPIASVSETRKLNRQEVRAVQGRDCLVIREQIVPLVSLASTLELPDVGTSPDHLVIVFSATSKVALMVDRLLGEQEVVIKPLGPFFTANRELAGATVLGDGSVVPILDVKGLLGLLRQR; translated from the coding sequence TTGGTCAATAACGATTACCTGCGCCTGTTTCTCGATGAAGCCGAGGAGTTTGTAGACCGCTTAGCGCTAAACCTTGTCGCGCTAGAAAAGCACCCTGCCGACGCAGGTATCATTAACGAGGTGTTTCGCGACGCGCATACAATCAAAGGCTCCTCGGCGGCGATGGGCTTTACCCAAATGGCAAGTGTTGCGCATCAGATGGAAAACGTCTTAAGCCTGCTGCGCCAAGGCCAAGTTTCATCCGAGCCCGCGCTGTTTTCAGCTTTACTTGCGGGGCTTGATGCTTTGCGCCAGATTAAACACGATGTGTATAACACAGGCACAGAAAGTACATACGACCTTGCCGCAGTGCTTGCCGACTTGACCAAGTTTTCACCCGGTACAACGGAGGTAGCCGCAGCGCGCGACACGGCACCTGCGGCGGCGGTAGCTACGCATCGCGTGGAGATTACTCTGCGCACCCAAACAGTGATGAAGGGCGTGCGCGCGTTTATCCTGCTAAAGCGGTTGCGCGAGTTAGGCGAAGTTGTGCGTTGCGAACCAAGCGAGAGCGACCTTACGGAAGAGCGCTTTGAGCAGAGCTTTGCCGTAGAGATTAACACCGAGCAAAGCTCCGCGACATTGAGTGAAGCCGTCGGCCAGGACGGCGATGTCGAAGACGTGCGGGTGACTCATTTCGCTGCTCCCGCCGGTAAACTAAAGTCTAGTACGGAAAAACAGACCCAGGACCGCGCTGACACTAAGCAACACTCGGTACGAGTTGACGTCAACAAGCTAGAAAAGCTAATGAACTTAGTAGGTGAACTCGTCATAGAGCGCAATCGCCTCGCGAACGTGGTGGGCAACCTCGAGCGGGCAAGCCGAGACAACCTGCAGGTGCAGACGTTGCTTGGCGTATCCGGGCAACTTGGGCGGATCACAAACGAACTGCAGCAAGAGATTATGAAAGCGCGCATGATCCCCATCGCGCAGCTATTTAACACCTTTCCGCGGCTGGTGCGTGACCTAGCACAAAACCGCGGCAAGCAAGTTGAACTTGAACTACTCGGCACCGAAACAGAGCTTGACCGCACTATCGTTGAGGAAGTTCGCGACCCGCTAATTCACCTTGTGCGTAACGCCATCGACCACGGTCTTGAATCCAAAGAAGAGCGGGTAAAGCTGGGCAAGCCGGCGCTTGGGCGCGTAGTGCTTGCTGCTTCGCATGAAGAAACAAACGTCGTCATTTCGGTAAAGGACGACGGTCGCGGCATCGATAGAGAAGCCGTAGGGCGAAAGGCCCGCAGTCTCGGCCTCGTTACGGAAGAAGAGCTGCGTGAGTATAGCGACCAACAGGTTTTTCAGCTTATCTTTGCGCCGGGGCTAAGCACGGCGCGTGAGGTAAGTGATGTCTCCGGTCGCGGCGTAGGTATGGACATAGTGCGTACGCAGCTTGAAAAAATTGGCGGCAGCATCGAAATCACGAGCGAAATTAATGTCGGCACCGAATTCGTGATTCGCTTGCCACTAACGCTCGCCATCATACGCGCGCTGCTCGTTAGCGTACAGGGGCGCTCGTTCGCGCTGCCGATTGCCTCTGTCAGCGAGACGCGCAAGCTCAATCGCCAGGAGGTCCGTGCGGTGCAGGGGCGCGACTGCCTCGTCATTCGCGAGCAAATTGTCCCCCTCGTATCGTTAGCGTCTACCCTAGAACTGCCAGATGTCGGCACTAGTCCAGACCATTTGGTGATTGTTTTTTCGGCGACGTCTAAAGTAGCGCTGATGGTTGACCGATTATTAGGTGAGCAAGAGGTAGTCATTAAGCCTTTAGGGCCGTTTTTCACCGCCAATCGCGAACTTGCCGGAGCGACAGTGCTCGGTGACGGCAGCGTTGTTCCGATTCTAGACGTTAAAGGTCTCCTCGGCTTATTGCGGCAACGATGA
- a CDS encoding chemotaxis protein CheW: protein MVSRLQLVIFSLEGEQYGIDTAQVKEIARMEEITPIPRCPQFIEGVLNLRGQILPVVCLRKRFALTARTDTSATRIVIVDTEGLKVGLIVDGVTEVSDIAEPLVTPAPDIAAASFVRGVCHHGEALISLLDPVKLFSDEPQLGVNLLGQ, encoded by the coding sequence ATGGTCAGCAGGCTGCAGCTTGTTATTTTTTCGCTCGAGGGCGAGCAGTACGGCATTGACACAGCTCAGGTTAAGGAGATTGCGCGCATGGAGGAGATTACTCCCATTCCGCGCTGCCCTCAGTTTATTGAAGGCGTACTAAACTTGCGCGGACAGATTCTGCCCGTAGTATGTTTGCGCAAGCGTTTTGCGCTTACAGCTCGCACCGACACGTCCGCGACGCGCATCGTGATTGTGGACACAGAGGGACTAAAAGTAGGATTAATCGTCGACGGTGTTACCGAAGTGAGCGACATTGCAGAGCCTTTGGTCACACCCGCCCCGGATATAGCTGCGGCCTCCTTTGTACGCGGCGTATGTCACCATGGGGAAGCCTTAATTTCGCTGCTTGACCCTGTAAAACTCTTTTCCGACGAGCCGCAACTGGGGGTGAACTTGCTTGGTCAATAA
- a CDS encoding methyl-accepting chemotaxis protein: MLKSLRAKLVTAMLVAGLLPTLVLGAWNINAIINTVNNNAEANMRETVANLKKTIGARVDEARTNAVFLSEAQALQTGNAEEIAELFAEARKRIGGADQLMLVDRSGISTHNTIGSVQNMANRTYVQRALQGEVNTAIEVAADAGITRLMGAAPVYDRRGQRVGAVIVGVNLAEHKRLVEFFSPNQETDERYLVNRHGMFITDSRFLERAIGTSVASQQALKMFQPDAPEVFFGRYTNYAGADVFGALTYVPALDIVAVAEQHRAEVMALVFDKVMVFAVIIAGAIALTMVVAWVTSSGISKRIRPIVRGAEEVAGGNLALAFTVDGDGDEIGALSRAFVTMVKNLGELIKGAQTSAQEVAERASVMSGSIAEVAAGNNSQANITQEVTRTLEQLAAATEEIAANAQHASAASESAQQAAGDGATRIGNAIASLTTVQENVTGLVKVSQQIGGIVNTIESIADQTNLLALNAAIEAARAGEHGRGFAVVADAVRSLAEQSRESTQEISRLIRSIQEQIDAAVKVSTQGTAGARGAREALDNIVAKVNEIALMIEGISAAGEEQAASANEVSASMQNLGAITEEVAASSEETAAASAQLAELGKGLEQAARKFRV; encoded by the coding sequence ATGCTTAAGTCATTGCGGGCCAAGCTCGTAACGGCCATGCTTGTCGCGGGGCTGTTACCCACGCTCGTACTTGGCGCGTGGAACATCAACGCCATCATTAACACAGTTAACAATAACGCCGAAGCGAACATGCGCGAGACCGTCGCCAACTTAAAGAAGACTATAGGGGCAAGGGTAGACGAAGCGCGCACCAATGCAGTGTTCTTGTCTGAGGCGCAGGCACTGCAGACAGGGAACGCGGAAGAAATCGCGGAGCTCTTTGCCGAGGCAAGAAAGCGCATTGGCGGCGCGGATCAGCTGATGCTTGTGGATCGTTCCGGCATAAGTACGCATAACACGATAGGCAGCGTACAAAACATGGCCAACCGAACCTACGTGCAGCGGGCGCTACAGGGAGAGGTAAACACCGCAATCGAGGTTGCGGCTGACGCAGGCATTACGCGGTTGATGGGAGCAGCGCCAGTCTATGACCGTCGCGGACAGCGTGTGGGCGCAGTCATAGTGGGCGTGAACTTGGCCGAACACAAGCGCCTAGTTGAGTTCTTTAGTCCAAACCAGGAAACGGATGAACGATACTTAGTGAATCGTCACGGCATGTTTATAACGGATAGTCGCTTCTTGGAGCGCGCCATCGGTACTTCGGTCGCTTCGCAGCAAGCACTGAAGATGTTTCAGCCGGATGCGCCTGAGGTCTTCTTTGGTCGCTACACGAACTATGCAGGCGCGGACGTGTTTGGCGCGCTAACCTACGTTCCTGCACTCGACATCGTCGCTGTCGCAGAGCAGCATCGGGCTGAGGTGATGGCGCTTGTATTTGATAAAGTTATGGTGTTTGCCGTCATCATTGCGGGAGCGATAGCACTAACGATGGTAGTGGCGTGGGTCACTTCCTCTGGCATTTCTAAACGCATTAGACCCATCGTCAGAGGCGCCGAGGAAGTCGCAGGAGGTAACTTAGCGTTAGCATTCACGGTAGATGGCGACGGTGACGAAATCGGTGCGCTTTCGCGTGCGTTTGTCACGATGGTGAAGAACTTAGGCGAGTTAATCAAAGGGGCGCAGACCTCTGCGCAGGAAGTGGCCGAACGCGCCAGCGTGATGAGCGGCAGCATTGCCGAGGTCGCAGCAGGAAACAACAGTCAAGCCAACATAACGCAAGAAGTAACTCGTACGCTAGAACAGCTTGCTGCCGCCACCGAGGAGATAGCCGCTAATGCGCAACACGCCTCGGCCGCCAGCGAATCCGCACAACAGGCCGCGGGAGACGGAGCCACGCGTATTGGGAACGCTATCGCCTCGCTGACTACAGTGCAAGAGAACGTAACCGGCCTGGTCAAGGTTTCGCAACAAATCGGCGGCATCGTCAATACAATTGAGTCTATCGCCGACCAGACTAACCTACTTGCCTTAAACGCGGCCATAGAGGCGGCGCGCGCCGGCGAGCACGGACGCGGCTTCGCCGTTGTCGCCGACGCCGTGCGCAGCTTAGCGGAACAAAGCCGGGAGTCTACGCAGGAAATCTCGCGGCTTATTCGCTCCATCCAAGAGCAAATCGACGCGGCGGTGAAAGTGAGCACTCAGGGCACGGCCGGCGCGCGCGGCGCAAGAGAAGCGCTCGATAATATCGTCGCCAAGGTCAACGAGATTGCGTTGATGATTGAGGGTATCTCGGCAGCTGGCGAGGAACAAGCCGCCAGTGCCAACGAAGTCTCAGCCTCGATGCAGAATCTCGGAGCTATTACCGAGGAAGTAGCCGCGAGTTCCGAAGAAACTGCAGCAGCCAGTGCGCAACTCGCAGAGCTTGGCAAAGGGTTAGAGCAAGCGGCGAGAAAGTTTAGAGTATAA
- a CDS encoding PIN domain-containing protein — MLSAGRGAKAGDAADLRLALQLRNQYKLSFDDAYQYVAAEKFGYILISLDSDFDRTPKGRRLPDIKTLEG; from the coding sequence ATTCTTTCAGCAGGTAGAGGGGCGAAGGCTGGCGATGCTGCCGATCTCCGGCTTGCGCTTCAATTACGGAACCAATACAAGTTGAGTTTCGATGATGCCTATCAGTATGTGGCCGCCGAGAAGTTCGGGTATATCCTCATTAGTCTTGATTCAGATTTTGACCGCACGCCGAAGGGACGTCGGTTGCCAGACATAAAAACCCTTGAAGGATAG
- a CDS encoding DUF2281 domain-containing protein, translated as MQSIQELVEKLPPDLQQEVRDFVEFLWERKVYRRQRKLRLTWAGALREHRTQFTSLELQKKALEWWGNDHSCI; from the coding sequence ATGCAATCTATACAAGAGCTTGTCGAGAAGCTGCCGCCAGATCTTCAGCAAGAAGTGCGAGATTTCGTGGAGTTCCTGTGGGAGAGGAAGGTGTACAGGAGACAGAGGAAGCTAAGGTTGACGTGGGCGGGCGCGCTTCGGGAGCACCGCACCCAGTTCACCTCTTTGGAACTGCAAAAGAAGGCTCTAGAGTGGTGGGGGAATGACCATTCATGTATCTGA
- a CDS encoding M20/M25/M40 family metallo-hydrolase, translating to MKVKAHIKHLAETIGPRGSCTPAEREAAVYAENYLAGLGFKTEQQPFRSLTTFSWLHVCFFWWPLVAWMLGNAWLGLLGTALFFLDLNTIPALSRLFPTGRSQNVIAKHGGQGVKVVLVAHLDSSKAGLNFSPALVTGFRTSFLLMAWSFIVSPPLIAASQWPGGYWRIVALIPTLYLAFASLTLIHREFWNKYTPGANDNASGVAAVLEAAARLKDYPGAELSVLLTGAEEAGTYGMARFLERHGAGYRDAYFINLDNIGSGRLHYMHGEGMFPVFKATPALLAACERVAARRSDLGVTPGVYTLLSTDAMPALVRGFKAISFLAVSDAGLLPNWHWPTDTLENVDITTVETAVEFVVELVRELGTVRP from the coding sequence GTGAAGGTTAAAGCGCATATCAAGCACTTGGCTGAGACTATCGGTCCGCGCGGCAGTTGTACACCGGCGGAACGTGAGGCGGCTGTGTATGCAGAAAACTACCTAGCAGGTTTAGGGTTTAAGACGGAGCAACAGCCTTTCCGGTCATTGACCACGTTTTCTTGGTTGCACGTGTGCTTCTTTTGGTGGCCGCTGGTGGCGTGGATGCTCGGCAATGCTTGGCTTGGATTATTGGGCACTGCGCTATTCTTCCTTGACCTAAACACCATCCCCGCTTTAAGCCGTCTCTTTCCCACCGGACGCAGTCAAAACGTCATTGCCAAACACGGCGGGCAAGGGGTCAAGGTAGTTCTAGTCGCCCATCTTGACAGCAGCAAAGCCGGGCTTAACTTTAGCCCGGCTCTAGTCACAGGGTTTAGAACTTCGTTTCTTCTGATGGCGTGGTCCTTTATTGTCTCGCCACCCCTCATAGCCGCATCGCAGTGGCCTGGCGGTTACTGGCGCATAGTCGCGCTTATCCCTACGCTTTATTTGGCCTTCGCGTCTCTGACACTTATCCACCGCGAGTTCTGGAACAAGTATACGCCCGGCGCTAACGACAACGCTTCCGGTGTGGCGGCGGTGCTCGAAGCGGCTGCACGCCTAAAGGACTACCCCGGTGCAGAACTTTCTGTGCTCTTAACCGGGGCAGAGGAAGCCGGCACCTATGGCATGGCCCGGTTCCTGGAACGGCACGGAGCAGGCTATCGCGACGCCTACTTCATTAATCTTGACAATATCGGCAGCGGTCGCCTGCATTACATGCACGGCGAGGGCATGTTTCCGGTCTTTAAGGCTACACCCGCACTGCTCGCGGCCTGCGAAAGAGTGGCCGCACGCCGCAGTGACTTAGGCGTAACCCCCGGCGTTTACACCCTGCTGTCTACCGATGCCATGCCGGCCTTAGTGCGTGGGTTTAAGGCCATTAGCTTCCTCGCAGTTTCTGACGCGGGGCTGCTGCCTAACTGGCATTGGCCCACTGACACACTAGAGAATGTGGACATAACTACCGTAGAGACCGCCGTGGAATTTGTAGTTGAGCTAGTACGGGAGTTAGGCACCGTCCGCCCCTAA
- a CDS encoding virulence RhuM family protein: MKVVNEKKRTRDLQIRNSTAEFLILSYQAGGDGVDVRVQDGTLWVGQKQMALLFDTSVDNISFHLKNIYGEEELNERATTETFSAVQIEGTREVRRTVKHYNLDAVIAVGYRVNSRRATAFRQWATRVLRNFTLRGYLLDRKRMESGAFLDEDYFERLLEEIREIRLSERRFYQKITDIYATAMDYDSRSPVTKEFFSKVQNKLHFAVHGQTAAEMIYNRADANKEYMGLTTWENSPDGKILKRDVAIAKNYLTGSEMHELSRIVNAYLDLAESRAKRRIPMTMEDWAKRLDIFLQADDRVILSDAGRISSQIAKDRAESEFEKYRIIQDKLFESDFDREIKLLEQQITNEKDEGSSS; the protein is encoded by the coding sequence GTGAAAGTCGTGAATGAGAAGAAACGAACAAGAGACCTGCAAATTCGCAATAGCACTGCCGAATTCCTGATACTCTCCTACCAAGCTGGAGGCGATGGGGTCGACGTGCGTGTTCAAGACGGAACGCTGTGGGTAGGACAGAAGCAAATGGCGTTGTTGTTCGATACGTCGGTTGACAACATCTCATTTCATCTAAAGAACATTTATGGCGAGGAGGAGCTGAACGAAAGGGCAACTACCGAGACTTTCTCGGCAGTTCAAATCGAAGGGACCCGCGAAGTAAGGCGCACCGTTAAGCATTATAACCTTGATGCTGTTATTGCTGTAGGGTACCGCGTCAATTCAAGGCGTGCGACAGCGTTTCGTCAATGGGCGACACGGGTACTGCGTAACTTCACCTTGCGGGGTTATCTGCTCGACAGAAAGCGAATGGAAAGTGGTGCCTTTCTTGATGAAGACTACTTCGAGCGGTTACTCGAAGAAATCCGGGAGATTAGGCTTTCTGAGAGACGCTTCTATCAGAAGATTACTGACATCTACGCCACTGCAATGGACTATGACAGCCGGTCACCAGTAACCAAGGAGTTTTTCTCGAAAGTTCAGAACAAGCTGCACTTTGCCGTCCATGGGCAAACTGCTGCTGAGATGATATACAACCGGGCCGACGCCAATAAGGAGTACATGGGGCTAACCACTTGGGAAAACAGCCCGGATGGAAAGATTCTTAAGAGAGATGTTGCCATCGCTAAGAATTACCTAACAGGTTCAGAGATGCATGAACTTAGTCGTATCGTTAATGCTTACCTCGACCTAGCAGAAAGCCGCGCTAAGCGACGCATCCCAATGACCATGGAGGATTGGGCTAAGAGGCTTGACATATTCCTTCAAGCGGATGATCGAGTAATCTTAAGCGATGCCGGGCGTATTTCCTCCCAAATCGCAAAAGACCGCGCCGAAAGTGAGTTTGAGAAGTATCGAATCATACAGGACAAGCTGTTCGAGTCTGACTTCGATCGAGAAATTAAACTCCTCGAGCAACAAATTACGAACGAAAAGGATGAAGGCAGTAGCTCTTAG